A window of Mytilus edulis chromosome 10, xbMytEdul2.2, whole genome shotgun sequence contains these coding sequences:
- the LOC139491844 gene encoding terminal nucleotidyltransferase 5C-like: MGCENRFQVLCYEQVLRLHEVMEDVIPIHGRGNFPTLDIKLKDLVKAVREKLLKEGVTIKDIRLNGGAASYIFGTETVKSYNDLDLIFGVDLTNHNELQKIKNCVLGCLLDYLPDGVNKEKMSSCSLKEAYVQKMVKVCNERGDRWSLISLSNNKGKNVELKFVDAMKRQFEFSVDSFQIILDSLLTFYEISSAPMSEHFYPTLVAESVYGDFSEAWVHLNKKQIATRNPEEIRGGGLLKYCNLLVRSYTPAENVNCQAMEKYMCSRFFIDFSDLNQQRQKLESYLNNHFSGEENLKHEYLLTLYRVVDESTICLMGHERRQTLNLIHQLACEVLMEQERKAHAKYLEMQHFDQLSNLTIDQVYFHSPLNSDGCQYYSYFPNVYQVNGSSNCPLCPSSFLQCS, from the coding sequence ATGGGTTGTGAAAACCGTTTTCAGGTTTTGTGTTATGAACAAGTTTTGCGGTTGCACGAAGTTATGGAGGATGTGATTCCAATCCACGGACGGGGGAATTTTCCAACTTTGGATATTAAGTTGAAGGATTTGGTTAAAGCAGTAAGAGAGAAACTGCTAAAAGAAGGTGTAACGATAAAAGACATTAGATTAAACGGAGGTGCAGCAAGTTACATTTTTGGTACCGAAACCGTGAAGTCCTACAATGACTTGGATTTGATTTTCGGTGTGGATCTAACAAATCATAACGAGCTTCAGAAGATAAAAAATTGCGTTCTTGGTTGTCTCTTGGATTATTTGCCAGATGGAGTTAACAAAGAAAAAATGAGCAGTTGCAGTTTGAAAGAAGCATATGTTCAGAAAATGGTAAAAGTTTGTAATGAACGCGGTGATAGATGGAGCTTAATTTCACTTTCCAACAACAAGGGTAAAAATGTGGAGTTAAAATTTGTTGATGCTATGAAAAGGCAGTTTGAATTCAGTGTAGACTCATTTCAGATCATTTTGGATAGTTTATTAACTTTCTATGAGATTTCGTCCGCGCCCATGAGCGAACACTTCTATCCCACTCTTGTTGCAGAAAGTGTATATGGTGACTTTTCAGAAGCTTGGGTTCATTTGAATAAGAAACAAATAGCAACCCGCAATCCTGAAGAAATAAGAGGAGGTGGTCTTTTGAAGTATTGCAATTTATTGGTGCGGAGCTACACGCCAGCTGAAAATGTAAACTGTCAAGCTATGGAAAAGTACATGTGTTCTCGGTTTTTCATCGATTTCAGTGATTTAAATCAGCAGAGACAGAAACTTGAGTCGTATCTAAATAATCATTTTAGTGGTGAAGAAAATTTGAAACATGAATATCTACTGACGCTTTATCGAGTCGTGGATGAAAGTACCATATGTTTGATGGGACATGAACGCAGACAGACTCTAAATCTTATCCACCAACTTGCCTGTGAAGTTCTTATGGAACAGGAGAGAAAAGCACATGCAAAATATCTTGAAATGCAACATTTCGACCAACTGAGCAATTTGACAATTGACCAAGTGTACTTTCATAGTCCTCTAAATTCTGATGGATGCCAGTATTACAGTTACTTTCCAAATGTGTATCAAGTGAATGGATCTTCAAACTGTCCTCTTTGCCCATCTTCGTTTCTACAGTGCTCATAG